From a region of the Cataglyphis hispanica isolate Lineage 1 chromosome 24, ULB_Chis1_1.0, whole genome shotgun sequence genome:
- the LOC126858206 gene encoding uncharacterized protein LOC126858206 isoform X1, whose product MRYEKIDRMFDRTEDTTRLILRMCVYIIMTRKCALCKESNYKRNNYSFFSAPKDAETRRKWQNALAIKNYTVTDDTYVCSRHFHKNDIITHWISGVPPQVIKIKYKKCRLRPGAVPSRNFHSVSNLQSTDKDNLNQHEVDIKNLTSKKEQASEENKIFLIPRRKKSLSDNEDAENENTDVHYHTYSKSQSYVYNSEENDDLYIQLSKNMDKEDNVSMHDSKLKKLKPDIKESVKTFKRDNSLNIDFVEVTTESVNVDKKRNQISNKLSATHAKRFNKTTECSIERYDSSEEDGISVETSKYDIDSAHSFSKETPIENNLRMPNDLYIDNRELATLDYDCLDMKDKETFDTVSENEILFEDFLEVCTEVSLPRGWSCLVTSKGHGTTVVYLCMGITKDGLPFVEKQVFIRSDMVLHCAAANREIDLLMHNLVKERKHSKMRNLLDIEIFIDEFDQRIICQGLNDLRDFENVDIIEIAYKDGIRWRHISCPLIVNNNSSRCTKCTTLSHLLNKS is encoded by the exons ATGAGATATGAGAAAATTGACAGAATGTTTGACAGAACTGAAGATACCACGAGGCTGATATTAcgcatgtgtgtatatat aaTCATGACTCGTAAATGTGCATTGTGTAAAGAAagcaattataaaaggaaCAATTATAGTTTCTTCTCAGCTCCTAAAGATGCAGAAACACGCAGGAAATGGCAAAATGCTCTtgccattaaaaattatactgtCACAGatgatacatatgtatgtagcAGACATTTTCACAAGAAtgatattattacacattGGATCAGTGGAGTACCCCCGCAAGTAATAAAG ATTAAGTACAAGAAATGTCGATTGCGTCCAGGAGCTGTACCAAGTAGAAATTTCCACTCGGTTAGTAACTTACAGTCAACAGATAAAGATAACTTAAATCAACATGAAGTAGATATTAAGAATTTGACATCTAAAAAGGAACAAGCATCGgaagagaataaaatctttttgatacctagaagaaagaaaagtctGAGTGACAATGAAGAtgcagaaaatgaaaatactgATGTGCATTATCACACTTACTCTAAATCACAAAGCTATGTGTATAACTCGGAAGAAAATGATGATTTGTATAtccaattatcgaaaaatatggaTAAGGAAGACAATGTTTCTATGCATgactcaaaattaaaaaaattaaaacctgatataaaagaatcagttaaaacatttaaacgcGATAACagtttaaatatagatttcgtAGAAGTAACGACTGAATCTGtgaatgtagataaaaaaaggaatcaGATATCTAACAAATTAAGTGCAACTCATGCAAAAAGGTTTAATAAAACGACGGAATGTAGTATCGAAAGGTATGATTCTTCTGAAGAAGATGGGATATCGGTGGAAACTTCGAAGTACGATATCGATTCCGCccattctttttcaaaagaaacacctatagagaataatttaagaatgcCTAATGATTTATACATAGATAATCGAGAATTAGCTACTTTGGATTATGATTGTTTAGATATGAAGGATAAAGAAACATTTGATACAGTCAGTGAAAATGAGATATTGTTTGAAGATTTTCTTGAAGTATGCACAGAAGTATCTTTACCACGTGGTTGGTCCTGCTTGGTAACATCGAAAGGACATGGTACCACAGTTGTATATCTTTGTATGGGAATAACAAAGGACGGATTACCTTTTGTGGAGAAACAAGTTTTTATAAGAAGCGATATGGTGTTACATTGTGCTGCAGCTAATAGAGAAATTGATCTGCTTATGCACAATCTCGTGAAAGAAAGGAAACATAGCAAAATGAGAAACTTATtggatatagaaatatttatcgatgaaTTTGATCAACGAATTATTTGCCAag GCTTAAACGATCTTAGAGACTTTGAAAATGTTGATATAATCGAAATTGCATATAAGGATGGAATCAGATGGAGACACATCTCTTGTCCATTGATTGTAAATAACAACTCGTCCAGATGTACAAAATGTACTACATTATCACATTTactaaataaatcttaa
- the LOC126858206 gene encoding uncharacterized protein LOC126858206 isoform X2 encodes MTRKCALCKESNYKRNNYSFFSAPKDAETRRKWQNALAIKNYTVTDDTYVCSRHFHKNDIITHWISGVPPQVIKIKYKKCRLRPGAVPSRNFHSVSNLQSTDKDNLNQHEVDIKNLTSKKEQASEENKIFLIPRRKKSLSDNEDAENENTDVHYHTYSKSQSYVYNSEENDDLYIQLSKNMDKEDNVSMHDSKLKKLKPDIKESVKTFKRDNSLNIDFVEVTTESVNVDKKRNQISNKLSATHAKRFNKTTECSIERYDSSEEDGISVETSKYDIDSAHSFSKETPIENNLRMPNDLYIDNRELATLDYDCLDMKDKETFDTVSENEILFEDFLEVCTEVSLPRGWSCLVTSKGHGTTVVYLCMGITKDGLPFVEKQVFIRSDMVLHCAAANREIDLLMHNLVKERKHSKMRNLLDIEIFIDEFDQRIICQGLNDLRDFENVDIIEIAYKDGIRWRHISCPLIVNNNSSRCTKCTTLSHLLNKS; translated from the exons ATGACTCGTAAATGTGCATTGTGTAAAGAAagcaattataaaaggaaCAATTATAGTTTCTTCTCAGCTCCTAAAGATGCAGAAACACGCAGGAAATGGCAAAATGCTCTtgccattaaaaattatactgtCACAGatgatacatatgtatgtagcAGACATTTTCACAAGAAtgatattattacacattGGATCAGTGGAGTACCCCCGCAAGTAATAAAG ATTAAGTACAAGAAATGTCGATTGCGTCCAGGAGCTGTACCAAGTAGAAATTTCCACTCGGTTAGTAACTTACAGTCAACAGATAAAGATAACTTAAATCAACATGAAGTAGATATTAAGAATTTGACATCTAAAAAGGAACAAGCATCGgaagagaataaaatctttttgatacctagaagaaagaaaagtctGAGTGACAATGAAGAtgcagaaaatgaaaatactgATGTGCATTATCACACTTACTCTAAATCACAAAGCTATGTGTATAACTCGGAAGAAAATGATGATTTGTATAtccaattatcgaaaaatatggaTAAGGAAGACAATGTTTCTATGCATgactcaaaattaaaaaaattaaaacctgatataaaagaatcagttaaaacatttaaacgcGATAACagtttaaatatagatttcgtAGAAGTAACGACTGAATCTGtgaatgtagataaaaaaaggaatcaGATATCTAACAAATTAAGTGCAACTCATGCAAAAAGGTTTAATAAAACGACGGAATGTAGTATCGAAAGGTATGATTCTTCTGAAGAAGATGGGATATCGGTGGAAACTTCGAAGTACGATATCGATTCCGCccattctttttcaaaagaaacacctatagagaataatttaagaatgcCTAATGATTTATACATAGATAATCGAGAATTAGCTACTTTGGATTATGATTGTTTAGATATGAAGGATAAAGAAACATTTGATACAGTCAGTGAAAATGAGATATTGTTTGAAGATTTTCTTGAAGTATGCACAGAAGTATCTTTACCACGTGGTTGGTCCTGCTTGGTAACATCGAAAGGACATGGTACCACAGTTGTATATCTTTGTATGGGAATAACAAAGGACGGATTACCTTTTGTGGAGAAACAAGTTTTTATAAGAAGCGATATGGTGTTACATTGTGCTGCAGCTAATAGAGAAATTGATCTGCTTATGCACAATCTCGTGAAAGAAAGGAAACATAGCAAAATGAGAAACTTATtggatatagaaatatttatcgatgaaTTTGATCAACGAATTATTTGCCAag GCTTAAACGATCTTAGAGACTTTGAAAATGTTGATATAATCGAAATTGCATATAAGGATGGAATCAGATGGAGACACATCTCTTGTCCATTGATTGTAAATAACAACTCGTCCAGATGTACAAAATGTACTACATTATCACATTTactaaataaatcttaa
- the LOC126858212 gene encoding solute carrier family 35 member F6, with protein sequence MAWTNYQRTLAILQIITGSFNTLSVKYADRQVVLGEDKQLRHFNHPFMQSLFMFIGEALCFLAFKIFYYYYNRRADGSVDNNVLTKGSRIFNPFILLVPALCDMFATSIMYIGLNMTYASSFQMLRGSVIVFTGMLSIGFLNRKLGIREWIGIGFVIVGLAFVGVSDILTMEDSDISANSVITGDLLIIFAQVITAVQMVVEEKYVGEQDIPALQAIGWEGIFGFIGISIALIPLNYITAPPPFADNSRGTLEASVEALVEIGGSIKLLIAVIGISFSIAFFNFAGISVTKEMSATTRMILDSVRTILIWAFSLAFQWQAFHYMQLIGFAILLIGMACYNNIVIPQLFQKYRCRLGRHTLADEDRIINTAADDLPETI encoded by the exons ATGGCATGGACAAATTATCAACGTACATTAGCTATACTTCAAATAATTACAGGCTCATTTAATACTTTGTCAGTAAA gtaCGCAGATCGGCAAGTGGTTCTTGGAGAAGATAAGCAACTTAGGCATTTTAATCATCCTTTTATGCAAtcgttatttatgtttattggaGAGGCTCTTTGTTTTTTggcatttaaaatcttttattattattataatcgacGAGCT GATGGCTCTGTAGATAACAATGTACTCACTAAGGGTTCAAGGATTTTTAATCCTTTCATTTTACTTGTACCTGCATTGTGTGATATGTTTGCGACATCCATAATGTATATTGGCCTGAACATGACTTATGCGAGTAGTTTCCAGATGTTACGTGGATCAGTAATAGTTTTTACAGGAATGCTTTCTATTGGATTTCTCAATAGAAAATTGGGAATAAGGGAATGGATAGGCATTGGTTTTGTCATAGTAGGCTTAGCTTTTGTTGGTGTTAGTGATATATTAACAATGGAAGACAGTGATATCAGTGCAAACTCTGTAATCACCGGAGACTTGCTTATTATATTTGCCCag gTAATAACAGCTGTCCAAATGGTTgtggaagaaaaatatgtggGGGAACAAGATATTCCTGCATTACAGGCGATTGGATGGGAGG GTATCTTTGGATTTATTGGTATTTCTATAGCTTTGATTCCTCTAAATTACATTACTGCGCCACCGCCTTTCGCTGACAATTCACGCGGCACGCTTGAAGCTTCTGTGGAAGCTCTTGTCGAAATAGGAGgcagtattaaattattgatagcTGTTATCG GTATATCGTTTAGTATcgctttctttaattttgctGGTATTAGTGTTACCAAAGAGATGAGCGCTACGACGAGAATGATTTTAGATAGTGTTCGAACGATTTTAATATGGGCATTTTCTTTAGCATTTCAATGGCAGGCCTTCCATTATATGCAG CTCATTGGTTTTGCAATTCTTTTAATCGGTATGGCATGTTACAATAACATCGTTATTCCGCaattattccaaaaatatCGATGCCGTTTGGGACGCCATACATTAGCTGACGAAGatcgtattattaatactgCTGCAGATGATTTGCCAGAAACTATATGA
- the LOC126858208 gene encoding cytoplasmic tRNA 2-thiolation protein 2-A, producing the protein MCSLNDCIYDSNNEEINENAKDLLMNTTLCRKCRRENSDVLLIGQSGYCKTCFLIITNHKFRATLGKSKIIRHGDSILVDHLGDLNSTVLLHLIKSGMSESVHKKLIFKTIVLYIDDGATMGRTIDERKILQYKIAKEIEDSGFNGYVISLNQVLSKEDTLEVKPIDYQEVYYEHKDHLRTILNNLPDNTSRIDLLHQLRRRLLVSTARTLGCNKVFVTDSAIDIATKVLGDICLGRGAQLSMLANFCDARCDIKILKPLRNFTQQELVYYSQHYEIKSIKLKESNVTATSIQALARNFTTGLESQFSGTVSTIFRTAEKISPRINAQQNIEDSCVLCDARLDTTSSDQISAVRAIEISKLVSSNIDTRTSSNKEKEESNDTILCLDKINCNDNNECNCKKRKITAEDVWRYLCYSCRLIFRNSDILNTLPMPLLSAVQQRLALKSMREEINDFLL; encoded by the exons atgtgTTCGCTAAATGATTGCATATATGATAGTAacaatgaagaaataaatgagaacgcaaaagatttattaat gAATACAACACTATGCAGAAAATGCAGACGTGAAAATAgtgatgtattattaattggcCAAAGTGGATATTGTAAAACATGCtttctaattattacaaatcatAAGTTTAGAGCTACGCTTGGCAAATCGAAGATTATTCGTCATGGTGATTCAATATTGGTCGATCATTTGGGTGATTTAAATTCCACTGTGCTTTTGCATCTTATTAAATCTGGTATGAGCGAGTCTGTTCATAAAAAACTCATCTTCAAgacaatagttttatatatagatg ATGGTGCTACTATGGGAAGAACGATtgacgaaagaaaaattctgcAGTACAAAATTGCCAAGGAAATAGAAGATTCGGGATTTAATGGTTATGTCATATCATTGAATCAAGTTTTAAGCAAAGAAGATACCTTAGAAGTAAAACCGATTGATTATCAAGAAGTATACTATGAACATAAAGATCATCTACGtacaatattgaataatttaccAGATAATACTTCAAGAATAGATTTATTACATCAATTACGACGAAGATTGCTTGTATCAACAGCACGAACACTGGGCTGTAATAAAGTATTTGTAACAGATTCTGCTATAGATATTGCCACAAAAGTGCTGGGTGATATATGTTTAGGACGAGGTGCGCAACTTTCTATGCTCGCAAACTTCTGTGACGCTCGTTGTGATATCAAGATACTTAAACCATTGAGAAATTTCACACAGCAGGAATTGGTATATTATTCACAGCACTATgagataaaatctattaaattgaaagaatCTAATGTGACAGCAACTTCTATACAGGCATTAGCGCGCAACTTCACGACAGGATTAGAATCTCAATTTTCTGGTACAGTGTCTACTATATTTCGTACAGCCGAAAAAATAAGTCCGAGAATTAACGCACAGCAAAATATAGAAGATAGTTGTGTATTGTGTGACGCAAGATTAGATACTACATCTAGTGATCAAATATCCGCCGTGAGGGCGATTGAAATTTCCAAATTGGTATCTTCAAATATTGACACAAGGACTTCTAGTaataaagaaaaggaagaatcAAATGATACAATTCTATGTTTAGACAAAATAAACTGTAATGATAATAACGAGTGtaattgtaagaaaagaaaaataactgCGGAAGATGTTTGGAGGTATCTTTGTTATAGTTGCagattaatatttcgaaattcagatattttaaataccttACCAATGCCATTATTATCTGCCGTTCAACAAAGATTAGCCTTAAAAAGTATGAGAGAGGAAATTaatgactttttattataa
- the LOC126858205 gene encoding fatty-acid amide hydrolase 2-A, giving the protein MDGLTIVKILIKASLFCLYCLFGPFFKLRGLKKKRLCPPIDNQILFQSATKIAQKIRRREIGCEEVITAYVKRCKEVNPLINAIVEDRFEAAIREARDIDNFLKSTTMDEAKIASEKPLLGLPVTIKESIAVQGMSHSVGVKDTPSRATSDANVVAKIRDAGGIPLLVSNTPELCMWWDTFNKVTGTTRNPYDTRRTAGGSSGGEAALLGAGASLLSLVSDIAGSARLPAMFCGVFGHKPTPNWISVEGHKPSASDKNWSSFFAIGSMVRYASDLPLVLTVMSQTDEAKIGFNKKVRLEDMKFFYMNHCGSSVTNSVNSDIKGIIYKLNRYLETTYSVKVHKADLEDMKFSLELSSFILLKIQDIYSMFNRSDDPKKSKSVFMETLKYLFFMSSHTFPAICYGIIKNISEQLPVSEYNKLLETRMRLKKQFEELLGDNGVLIFPSFISSAHYPYESLYNVCNYTYMMIFNMLGFPVTQCPLGFDKNQLPLGLQIVANPGCDYLTIAMAQEIERTFGGWREPSENKGFTYTT; this is encoded by the exons ATG gATGGATTAacgatagtaaaaatattaataaaagccaGCTTATTCTGTCTCTATTGTTTGTTCGGTCCATTCTTCAAATTACGAGGCTTGAAGAAAAAACGGCTATGTCCGCCAATTGATAATCAAATCTTATTCCAATCAGCGACGAAAATTGCGCAAAAAATCCGCAGAAGAGAG ATCGGTTGCGAAGAAGTTATCACCGCTTACGTGAAGCGATGCAAGGAGGTGAATCCGTTGATCAACGCGATTGTGGAGGATCGATTCGAGGCGGCGATTCGAGAAGCTCGTGATAtcgacaattttttgaaatcgaCGACAATGGACGAGGCGAAAATTGCGAGCGAGAAACCGCTCCTAGGTCTACCTGTTACGATTAAGGAAAGTATTGCTGTTCAAG GGATGAGTCATTCAGTGGGAGTAAAGGACACTCCTTCGAGGGCGACGAGCGACGCTAATGTCGTGGCGAAGATTCGTGATGCCGGTGGCATTCCTCTTCTTGTCAGTAACACGCCAGAATTGTGCATGTGGTGGGATACGTTCAACAAAGTAACCGGTACCACCAGAAATCCTTACGACACTCGGAGGACCGCTGGCGGCTCTTCAGGTGGCGAA gCTGCTCTTCTTGGTGCTGGCGCCTCTCTTCTAAGCTTAGTTTCAGACATCGCTGGATCGGCTAGACTTCCGGCAATGTTCTGCGGAGTTTTCGGTCATAAACCTACGCCCA ATTGGATTTCAGTAGAGGGACACAAACCTAGTGCAAGTGACAAAAATTGGTCTTCGTTTTTTGCAATCGGTTCAATGGTTCGATACGCCTCGGATTTGCCTCTTGTATTGACAGTTATGTCGCAAACTGACGAAGCGAAAATTGGCTTTAATAAAAAG GTACGGCTGGAGGATATGAAATTCTTTTACATGAACCATTGCGGCTCAAGCGTAACTAACTCTGTGAATAGTGATATAAAAGGCATAATTTACAAACTAAACAGATACTTGGAAACAACATATAGTGTCAAAGTACATAAA GCAGATTTGGAAGATATGAAGTTTTCTCTTGAATTAAGCAGCTTTATTCTTCTGaaaattcaagatatatattcgatGTTTAATCGCTCGGATGATCCCAAG aaatcaaAGAGCGTATTTATGGAAACATTgaagtatcttttttttatgtcatccCATACTTTTCCCGCCATATGTTAtgggataataaaaaatatcagcgAACAATTACCAGTctcagaatataataaattattagaaacgaGAATGCGGTTGAAAAAACAATTTGAG GAACTTTTGGGCGATAATGgtgtattaatatttccatCTTTCATTTCGTCGGCGCATTATCCATACGAAAGTCTATACAATGTATGCAATTATACTTATATGATGATCTTCAATATGCTAGGATTTCCGGTGACACAATGCCCACTTGGTTTTGACAAAAACCAACTACCGCTTGGGCTTCAG ATTGTTGCGAATCCAGGTTGTGATTATCTGACGATTGCTATGGCGCAAGAAATTGAAAGGACATTTGGTGGTTGGCGAGAACCATCAGAAAACAAAGGATTTACTTATACAACGTAG
- the LOC126858218 gene encoding MOB kinase activator-like 1, with the protein MSFLFGSRSSKTFKPKKNIPEGTHQYDLMKHAAATLGSGNLRLAVMLPEGEDLNEWVAVNTVDFFNQINMLYGTITEFCTEESCPIMSAGPKYEYHWADGHTVKKPIKCSAPKYIDYLMTWVQDQLDDETLFPSKIGVPFPKNFLSIAKTILKRLFRVYAHIYHQHFSEVVQLGEEAHLNTSFKHFIFFVQEFNLIERRELAPLQELIEKLTAKDAR; encoded by the exons ATGAGCTTCCTATT tgGGAGCAGGTCTTCAAAGACCTTTAAACCAAAGAAGAACATCCCTGAGGGCACACATCAATATGATTTGATGAAACATGCCGCTGCCACATTGGGTTCTGGAAATTTACGATTAGCTGTTATGCTCCCCGAAGGAGAAGATTTGAACGAATGGGTGGCCGTTAATA CTGTTGATTTCTTCAATCAAATCAATATGCTTTATGGTACCATCACGGAATTTTGCACGGAGGAGAGTTGTCCCATTATGTCGGCTGGACCAAAGTATGAGTATCATTGGGCTGATGGTCATACGGTGAAAAAACCTATCAAGTGTTCGGCACCCAAGTACATAGATTACTTGATGACCTGGGTACAGGATCAATTGGATGACGAAACTCTATTTCCATCTAAAATCG GAGTCCCTTTCccgaaaaatttcttatcaattGCAAAAACCATTCTGAAACGGTTATTCAGAGTATACGCCCACATTTATCATCAACACTTCAGCGAAGTCGTACAGCTTGGCGAGGAGGCACACTTAAATACATCGTTCaagcattttatattctttgttcag GAATTCAATTTGATCGAGAGAAGAGAGTTAGCACCTCTGCAAGAgctaatagaaaaattgacgGCGAAAGATGCGCGATGA
- the LOC126858224 gene encoding ejaculatory bulb-specific protein 3-like, translated as MRAVCLCPYVRAIDSGLVAFCRAQDISSYLTDKRFIDKELHCLLETGECDGFGKQVKRILPVVLKDNCRRCTLQQKINLQRLIQFLQSRYPTQWRTIKGMYTSPTHFNENK; from the exons ATGAGAGCAGTGTGCCTTTGTCCATATGTTCGAGCAATTGA CTCAGGACTCGTCGCTTTTTGCCGAGCGCAAGATATTTCGTCGTATTTGACAGATAAACGTTTCATCGATAAGGAACTTCACTGCTTATTGGAGACAGGGGAGTGCGATGGATTTGGAAAACAAGTAAAAC GTATTCTGCCCGTAGTACTCAAGGATAATTGTCGCCGTTGCACTTTGCAGCAGAAAATAAATCTACAGAGATTGATACAATTTCTACAATCGCGATATCCCACGCAATGGCGCACGATCAAAGGAATGTACACTTCACCAACTCATTTCAATGAAAACAAATag
- the LOC126858223 gene encoding ejaculatory bulb-specific protein 3-like, protein MKKYFLILASLMMILVTAEKYSRKYDEVDVDKILQSNRILNNYIRCLLDEGPCTAEGRALRKILPDALTTDCSKCNDDQKAVAEKVIHHLKTKRSKDWDRLVAKYDPHGEYKKSYEKL, encoded by the exons atgaagaaatatttcttgatcTTGGCCTCGTTGATGATGATTCTGGTTACCGCTGAGAAATATTCTAGGAAATACGATGAGGTGGATGTGGATAAAATTCTTCAAAGCAATCGTATTCTCAACAATTACATTAGATGCCTGTTGGACGAAGGACCATGTACTGCCGAAGGTCGCGCATTAAGAA aGATTCTACCGGATGCTCTAACAACCGATTGCAGTAAGTGCAATGATGATCAAAAGGCTGTGGCAGAAAAAGTAATACATCATCTCAAAACAAAACGATCCAAGGATTGGGATCGTCTTGTTGCCAAATACGATCCTCATGGCGAATATAAGAaaagttatgaaaaattgtag